Proteins co-encoded in one Medicago truncatula cultivar Jemalong A17 chromosome 8, MtrunA17r5.0-ANR, whole genome shotgun sequence genomic window:
- the LOC25500049 gene encoding protein VASCULAR ASSOCIATED DEATH 1, chloroplastic isoform X2 has protein sequence MASTAVATAESPQHPVQPSPSSSVVDRNHSSNSSPNFFNSSDIPSPDALKSEEYRQLFRLPQEEVLIEDFNCALQENILIQGHMYLFVNYICFYSNIFGFETKRIIPLHEITGVRRAKTAGIFPNAIEIISGSKKYFFASFLSRDEAFKIINDGWLRQGNDARAIMEQQESISESSSQENGFLTIENVKSSDVLDNEALSTDLSKGNSICKDLGVPSITGEDPILMVVPEEQSSAEQVAESELNNNDPPRLGCNWNEEDIDAPTTPEAYTCVAESIFPIKVEDFFWYFFSDDAINFLESYRKRCGDKDFKCASWHPQEKFGYARELSFQHPIKIYLGAKSGGCHEVQKYRVYRNSHLVIQTSQEVSDVPYADYFLVEGLWNVERDKDESKERCILRVYVNVAFSKKTIFRGKIVQSTIDECKDAYALWINMAHEFLQEKNLVKQESGSIAAVVKNGKMNFDREAKTGETSEGSQDQSNPTGRQTTSDAINAIHSVSAQLQDNFIDTSSSVPSLFKEFATKIRSSLKSQSNLSLLLVTIFALIFFMQFSILVLLARPQHIHMNPPVDFMNRMDNGVTRSPSDIAWLEKRVHHLKDEMYMVETRLERMRYEHVLLKKQLKDLEHK, from the exons ATGGCTTCTACGGCTGTTGCAACCGCCGAATCGCCGCAACATCCCGTTCAACCTTCTCCTTCTTCCTCCGTTGTTGATCGTAACCATTCTTCCAATTCTTCCCctaactttttcaattcttcCGATATTCCG TCTCCGGATGCATTAAAGAGTGAAGAGTATCGTCAACTGTTTCGCCTTCCACAGGAAGAA GTCctaattgaagattttaattgTGCCCTCCAGGAAAACATACTTATTCAG GGTCATATGTACCTATTTGTCAACTACATTTGTTTCTACTCGAACATTTTTGGGTTTGAGACAAAG AGAATTATTCCTCTCCATGAAATCACAGGCGTACGGAGGGCAAAGACAGCTGGGATATTTCCCAATGCCATTGAGATTATATCCGGAAGCAAGAAG TACTTCTTTGCATCCTTCCTATCCCGTGATGAAGCTTTTAAGATTATTAATGACGGATGGTTGAGACAGGGAAACGATGCCAGAGCAATTATGGAACAGCAG GAATCGATATCGGAGTCCAGCAGCCAAGAGAATGGGTTTTTAACTATTGAAAATGTGAAAAGTTCTGATGTACTTGACAATGAGGCACTTTCTACCGACTT GAGCAAAGGTAATTCTATTTGCAAAGACTTGGGTGTTCCATCCATTACTGGAGAAGACCCTATATTGATGGTTGTTCCAGAGGAGCAATCCAGTGCCGAACAGGTTGCTGAGTCTGAATTGAATAACAATGATCCCCCTAGATTGGGTTGCAACTGGAATGAGGAGGATATAGATGCTCCGACAA CCCCAGAAGCTTATACGTGCGTTGCAGAATCAATATTTCCG ATAAAGGTTGAAGACTTCTTTTGGTACTTTTTCTCGGATGATGCTATAAATTTTCTTGAGTCTTATCGTAAAAGATGCGGCGATAAAG acTTCAAGTGTGCTTCATGGCATCCTCAAGAGAAATTTGGGTATGCTCGTGAACTGTCATTTCAACATccaataaaaatttatcttg GAGCAAAATCGGGTGGCTGCCATGAGGTCCAGAAATATCGAGTTTATAGGAACAG TCATTTGGTTATACAGACATCACAAGAAGTCAGTGACGTACCTTATGCAGATTACTTTCTTGTCGAG GGGCTGTGGAATGTAGAGAGAGACAAGGATGAATCAAAAGAACGCTGCATCTTACGAGTATATGTGAATGTGGCATTTTCTAAGAAAACTATATTTAGAG GAAAAATAGTACAGTCAACAATTGACGAATGTAAAGACGCTTATGCATTGTGGATAAACATg GCACATGAGTTCTTGCAAGAGAAGAACCTTGTAAAACAAG AAAGTGGTTCCATTGCTGCTGTAGTTAAAAATGGCAAAATGAATTTTGATAGAGAAGCTAAGACGGGAGAAACTTCAGAAGGATCTCAGGATCAAAGTAATCCTACAGGAAGGCAAACTACATCCGATGCCATCAATGCTATTCACAGTGTTAGTGCTCAATTGCAAGATAATTTCATTGACACATCGTCGTCTGTTCCATCTTTGTTCAAAGAGTTTGCGACAAAGATCAGGTCATCTTTGAAAAGTCAGAGCAATCTTTCGCTGCTGCTTGTTACCATTTTTGCTCTGATTTTCTTCATGCAG TTTAGCATACTGGTGCTCTTGGCCAGACCTCAACATATACATATGAACCCCCCTGTAGACTTTATGAATAGGATGGACAATGGAGTGACTAGAAGTCCTTCGGACATAGCGTGGCTGGAGAAAAGAGTTCATCACCTTAAAGATGAGATGTACATGGTTGAGACTAGGCTTGAAAGAATGCGGTATGAGCATGTTCTCTTAAAAAAGCAACTAAAAGATCTAGAACATAAATAA
- the LOC25500049 gene encoding protein VASCULAR ASSOCIATED DEATH 1, chloroplastic isoform X1: protein MASTAVATAESPQHPVQPSPSSSVVDRNHSSNSSPNFFNSSDIPSPDALKSEEYRQLFRLPQEEVLIEDFNCALQENILIQGHMYLFVNYICFYSNIFGFETKRIIPLHEITGVRRAKTAGIFPNAIEIISGSKKYFFASFLSRDEAFKIINDGWLRQGNDARAIMEQQESISESSSQENGFLTIENVKSSDVLDNEALSTDLSKGNSICKDLGVPSITGEDPILMVVPEEQSSAEQVAESELNNNDPPRLGCNWNEEDIDAPTTPEAYTCVAESIFPIKVEDFFWYFFSDDAINFLESYRKRCGDKDFKCASWHPQEKFGYARELSFQHPIKIYLGAKSGGCHEVQKYRVYRNSHLVIQTSQEVSDVPYADYFLVEGLWNVERDKDESKERCILRVYVNVAFSKKTIFRGKIVQSTIDECKDAYALWINMAHEFLQEKNLVKQESGSIAAVVKNGKMNFDREAKTGETSEGSQDQSNPTGRQTTSDAINAIHSVSAQLQDNFIDTSSSVPSLFKEFATKIRSSLKSQSNLSLLLVTIFALIFFMQQFSILVLLARPQHIHMNPPVDFMNRMDNGVTRSPSDIAWLEKRVHHLKDEMYMVETRLERMRYEHVLLKKQLKDLEHK from the exons ATGGCTTCTACGGCTGTTGCAACCGCCGAATCGCCGCAACATCCCGTTCAACCTTCTCCTTCTTCCTCCGTTGTTGATCGTAACCATTCTTCCAATTCTTCCCctaactttttcaattcttcCGATATTCCG TCTCCGGATGCATTAAAGAGTGAAGAGTATCGTCAACTGTTTCGCCTTCCACAGGAAGAA GTCctaattgaagattttaattgTGCCCTCCAGGAAAACATACTTATTCAG GGTCATATGTACCTATTTGTCAACTACATTTGTTTCTACTCGAACATTTTTGGGTTTGAGACAAAG AGAATTATTCCTCTCCATGAAATCACAGGCGTACGGAGGGCAAAGACAGCTGGGATATTTCCCAATGCCATTGAGATTATATCCGGAAGCAAGAAG TACTTCTTTGCATCCTTCCTATCCCGTGATGAAGCTTTTAAGATTATTAATGACGGATGGTTGAGACAGGGAAACGATGCCAGAGCAATTATGGAACAGCAG GAATCGATATCGGAGTCCAGCAGCCAAGAGAATGGGTTTTTAACTATTGAAAATGTGAAAAGTTCTGATGTACTTGACAATGAGGCACTTTCTACCGACTT GAGCAAAGGTAATTCTATTTGCAAAGACTTGGGTGTTCCATCCATTACTGGAGAAGACCCTATATTGATGGTTGTTCCAGAGGAGCAATCCAGTGCCGAACAGGTTGCTGAGTCTGAATTGAATAACAATGATCCCCCTAGATTGGGTTGCAACTGGAATGAGGAGGATATAGATGCTCCGACAA CCCCAGAAGCTTATACGTGCGTTGCAGAATCAATATTTCCG ATAAAGGTTGAAGACTTCTTTTGGTACTTTTTCTCGGATGATGCTATAAATTTTCTTGAGTCTTATCGTAAAAGATGCGGCGATAAAG acTTCAAGTGTGCTTCATGGCATCCTCAAGAGAAATTTGGGTATGCTCGTGAACTGTCATTTCAACATccaataaaaatttatcttg GAGCAAAATCGGGTGGCTGCCATGAGGTCCAGAAATATCGAGTTTATAGGAACAG TCATTTGGTTATACAGACATCACAAGAAGTCAGTGACGTACCTTATGCAGATTACTTTCTTGTCGAG GGGCTGTGGAATGTAGAGAGAGACAAGGATGAATCAAAAGAACGCTGCATCTTACGAGTATATGTGAATGTGGCATTTTCTAAGAAAACTATATTTAGAG GAAAAATAGTACAGTCAACAATTGACGAATGTAAAGACGCTTATGCATTGTGGATAAACATg GCACATGAGTTCTTGCAAGAGAAGAACCTTGTAAAACAAG AAAGTGGTTCCATTGCTGCTGTAGTTAAAAATGGCAAAATGAATTTTGATAGAGAAGCTAAGACGGGAGAAACTTCAGAAGGATCTCAGGATCAAAGTAATCCTACAGGAAGGCAAACTACATCCGATGCCATCAATGCTATTCACAGTGTTAGTGCTCAATTGCAAGATAATTTCATTGACACATCGTCGTCTGTTCCATCTTTGTTCAAAGAGTTTGCGACAAAGATCAGGTCATCTTTGAAAAGTCAGAGCAATCTTTCGCTGCTGCTTGTTACCATTTTTGCTCTGATTTTCTTCATGCAG CAGTTTAGCATACTGGTGCTCTTGGCCAGACCTCAACATATACATATGAACCCCCCTGTAGACTTTATGAATAGGATGGACAATGGAGTGACTAGAAGTCCTTCGGACATAGCGTGGCTGGAGAAAAGAGTTCATCACCTTAAAGATGAGATGTACATGGTTGAGACTAGGCTTGAAAGAATGCGGTATGAGCATGTTCTCTTAAAAAAGCAACTAAAAGATCTAGAACATAAATAA
- the LOC25500049 gene encoding protein VASCULAR ASSOCIATED DEATH 1, chloroplastic isoform X3, whose translation MASTAVATAESPQHPVQPSPSSSVVDRNHSSNSSPNFFNSSDIPSPDALKSEEYRQLFRLPQEEVLIEDFNCALQENILIQGHMYLFVNYICFYSNIFGFETKRIIPLHEITGVRRAKTAGIFPNAIEIISGSKKYFFASFLSRDEAFKIINDGWLRQGNDARAIMEQQESISESSSQENGFLTIENVKSSDVLDNEALSTDLSKGNSICKDLGVPSITGEDPILMVVPEEQSSAEQVAESELNNNDPPRLGCNWNEEDIDAPTTPEAYTCVAESIFPIKVEDFFWYFFSDDAINFLESYRKRCGDKDFKCASWHPQEKFGYARELSFQHPIKIYLGAKSGGCHEVQKYRVYRNSHLVIQTSQEVSDVPYADYFLVEGLWNVERDKDESKERCILRVYVNVAFSKKTIFRGKIVQSTIDECKDAYALWINMAHEFLQEKNLVKQVKNGKMNFDREAKTGETSEGSQDQSNPTGRQTTSDAINAIHSVSAQLQDNFIDTSSSVPSLFKEFATKIRSSLKSQSNLSLLLVTIFALIFFMQQFSILVLLARPQHIHMNPPVDFMNRMDNGVTRSPSDIAWLEKRVHHLKDEMYMVETRLERMRYEHVLLKKQLKDLEHK comes from the exons ATGGCTTCTACGGCTGTTGCAACCGCCGAATCGCCGCAACATCCCGTTCAACCTTCTCCTTCTTCCTCCGTTGTTGATCGTAACCATTCTTCCAATTCTTCCCctaactttttcaattcttcCGATATTCCG TCTCCGGATGCATTAAAGAGTGAAGAGTATCGTCAACTGTTTCGCCTTCCACAGGAAGAA GTCctaattgaagattttaattgTGCCCTCCAGGAAAACATACTTATTCAG GGTCATATGTACCTATTTGTCAACTACATTTGTTTCTACTCGAACATTTTTGGGTTTGAGACAAAG AGAATTATTCCTCTCCATGAAATCACAGGCGTACGGAGGGCAAAGACAGCTGGGATATTTCCCAATGCCATTGAGATTATATCCGGAAGCAAGAAG TACTTCTTTGCATCCTTCCTATCCCGTGATGAAGCTTTTAAGATTATTAATGACGGATGGTTGAGACAGGGAAACGATGCCAGAGCAATTATGGAACAGCAG GAATCGATATCGGAGTCCAGCAGCCAAGAGAATGGGTTTTTAACTATTGAAAATGTGAAAAGTTCTGATGTACTTGACAATGAGGCACTTTCTACCGACTT GAGCAAAGGTAATTCTATTTGCAAAGACTTGGGTGTTCCATCCATTACTGGAGAAGACCCTATATTGATGGTTGTTCCAGAGGAGCAATCCAGTGCCGAACAGGTTGCTGAGTCTGAATTGAATAACAATGATCCCCCTAGATTGGGTTGCAACTGGAATGAGGAGGATATAGATGCTCCGACAA CCCCAGAAGCTTATACGTGCGTTGCAGAATCAATATTTCCG ATAAAGGTTGAAGACTTCTTTTGGTACTTTTTCTCGGATGATGCTATAAATTTTCTTGAGTCTTATCGTAAAAGATGCGGCGATAAAG acTTCAAGTGTGCTTCATGGCATCCTCAAGAGAAATTTGGGTATGCTCGTGAACTGTCATTTCAACATccaataaaaatttatcttg GAGCAAAATCGGGTGGCTGCCATGAGGTCCAGAAATATCGAGTTTATAGGAACAG TCATTTGGTTATACAGACATCACAAGAAGTCAGTGACGTACCTTATGCAGATTACTTTCTTGTCGAG GGGCTGTGGAATGTAGAGAGAGACAAGGATGAATCAAAAGAACGCTGCATCTTACGAGTATATGTGAATGTGGCATTTTCTAAGAAAACTATATTTAGAG GAAAAATAGTACAGTCAACAATTGACGAATGTAAAGACGCTTATGCATTGTGGATAAACATg GCACATGAGTTCTTGCAAGAGAAGAACCTTGTAAAACAAG TTAAAAATGGCAAAATGAATTTTGATAGAGAAGCTAAGACGGGAGAAACTTCAGAAGGATCTCAGGATCAAAGTAATCCTACAGGAAGGCAAACTACATCCGATGCCATCAATGCTATTCACAGTGTTAGTGCTCAATTGCAAGATAATTTCATTGACACATCGTCGTCTGTTCCATCTTTGTTCAAAGAGTTTGCGACAAAGATCAGGTCATCTTTGAAAAGTCAGAGCAATCTTTCGCTGCTGCTTGTTACCATTTTTGCTCTGATTTTCTTCATGCAG CAGTTTAGCATACTGGTGCTCTTGGCCAGACCTCAACATATACATATGAACCCCCCTGTAGACTTTATGAATAGGATGGACAATGGAGTGACTAGAAGTCCTTCGGACATAGCGTGGCTGGAGAAAAGAGTTCATCACCTTAAAGATGAGATGTACATGGTTGAGACTAGGCTTGAAAGAATGCGGTATGAGCATGTTCTCTTAAAAAAGCAACTAAAAGATCTAGAACATAAATAA